From Granulicella sp. WH15, the proteins below share one genomic window:
- a CDS encoding peptidylprolyl isomerase, which translates to MKLPAVVVGRSEKRQWVSGFAAWSLMAALAVPVSALVAGSAAAQVVQAPRYQSSQSVNAPTQQLKMPPLPPAITPGGTVVEDVVARVNDQIINRSDLERSQQQLEMELAQQNASPSEAANRQRDMLRDMIDQQLLISRGKELGINADAEVIRRLDEIRKQNKMDSMEQLEAAAKQQGVSFEDFKAQIRNSVVTQQVVRDEVGRRLQMTQAQEQAYYDQHKSEFSQPEQIRLSEILVPLPADAAPDAVAQAQAKANDIKSKITAGGKFDELAKQYSGGPTAAQGGELGLFKRGALAKVLEDQTFDLKAGESTQPIRTRQGFVILNVTEHQAAGVAPLKEVEQQVQEAMYMQQMQPALRAYLTKLREEAYIDIKPGFVDSGASPKETKPIFTSYAPPTPKKKKVTEKKRFERASGFSRPAAKPVVAGPDTTGGRTLTGAEAQQAQAAAAPTVDPKTGLAVIAPPKLAANGKPKKVRREKVRFGQAPQNSLPAETAQQAAAEAASPAPAGGGIGAAIAPGAVMADAASSPDSSSQVAADVGDDPLAPKAPEKKKTRYGSRENAAKVKTEKIKKVKAKKVEKVKAAPVEMTSDEKAASQTQAAPLGLNGDTAKPKKVKVKKPKRKKGDPKPVKERLQGKQKVVPPPPAEPAPTANPALAPRGDVPATPSPVPATPPQI; encoded by the coding sequence ATGAAGCTGCCGGCAGTTGTGGTTGGCCGGAGTGAGAAGCGGCAGTGGGTAAGTGGGTTTGCGGCGTGGTCGCTGATGGCCGCGCTGGCGGTGCCGGTCTCGGCGCTGGTGGCTGGGTCGGCTGCCGCGCAGGTGGTCCAGGCTCCGCGCTACCAGAGCAGCCAGAGCGTGAACGCGCCGACGCAGCAGTTGAAGATGCCGCCGCTGCCTCCGGCGATTACGCCCGGCGGAACCGTGGTCGAAGATGTGGTCGCGCGGGTGAACGACCAGATCATCAACCGTAGTGACCTCGAGCGCTCACAGCAGCAGCTCGAGATGGAGCTGGCCCAGCAGAACGCCAGCCCCTCCGAGGCGGCGAACCGCCAGCGCGATATGCTGCGCGACATGATCGATCAGCAGTTGCTGATCTCGCGCGGTAAGGAGCTGGGCATCAACGCGGACGCCGAGGTTATTCGTCGGTTGGACGAGATCCGCAAGCAGAACAAGATGGACTCGATGGAGCAACTGGAGGCGGCAGCCAAGCAGCAGGGCGTCAGCTTCGAGGACTTCAAGGCGCAGATCCGCAACAGCGTCGTCACCCAGCAGGTGGTGCGCGACGAGGTGGGCCGCCGCTTGCAGATGACGCAGGCGCAGGAGCAGGCATACTACGACCAGCACAAGAGCGAGTTCTCTCAGCCCGAGCAGATCCGCCTGAGCGAGATCCTGGTGCCGCTGCCCGCTGATGCCGCGCCGGATGCGGTCGCGCAGGCCCAGGCGAAGGCTAACGATATCAAGTCGAAGATTACGGCTGGCGGTAAGTTTGACGAGCTGGCCAAGCAGTACTCGGGCGGGCCGACGGCAGCGCAGGGCGGGGAGTTGGGCCTGTTCAAGCGCGGTGCGTTGGCCAAGGTACTGGAGGACCAGACCTTCGACCTGAAGGCCGGTGAATCGACGCAGCCGATCCGGACGCGGCAGGGTTTTGTGATCCTGAACGTGACCGAGCACCAGGCCGCTGGCGTTGCTCCGCTGAAGGAAGTGGAGCAGCAGGTGCAGGAGGCGATGTACATGCAGCAGATGCAGCCTGCTCTGCGCGCCTACCTGACCAAGCTGCGCGAAGAGGCGTACATCGACATCAAGCCGGGCTTTGTGGACTCGGGCGCCAGCCCGAAGGAGACCAAGCCGATCTTTACCTCCTACGCTCCGCCTACGCCGAAGAAGAAGAAGGTGACGGAGAAGAAGCGGTTTGAGCGCGCGAGCGGGTTCTCTCGTCCGGCTGCGAAGCCGGTTGTGGCTGGCCCCGACACCACGGGCGGACGTACCCTGACGGGTGCGGAGGCTCAGCAGGCCCAGGCCGCCGCTGCTCCCACGGTCGATCCCAAGACGGGGCTGGCGGTGATCGCGCCGCCCAAGCTGGCCGCGAACGGCAAGCCGAAGAAGGTTCGCCGCGAGAAGGTACGGTTCGGTCAGGCTCCGCAGAACTCGCTGCCGGCTGAGACCGCGCAACAGGCGGCGGCTGAGGCGGCTTCGCCCGCACCGGCTGGCGGCGGCATCGGAGCGGCGATCGCTCCGGGCGCGGTGATGGCGGATGCGGCGAGCAGCCCGGATAGCAGCTCGCAGGTGGCGGCGGATGTGGGCGACGATCCGCTGGCTCCCAAGGCTCCCGAGAAGAAGAAGACGCGCTACGGCTCCCGCGAGAACGCGGCCAAGGTCAAGACGGAGAAGATCAAGAAGGTCAAGGCCAAGAAGGTCGAGAAGGTTAAGGCGGCTCCCGTAGAGATGACCTCGGACGAGAAGGCCGCGTCTCAGACCCAGGCCGCTCCGTTGGGCCTGAACGGCGACACTGCCAAACCGAAGAAGGTGAAGGTCAAGAAGCCGAAGCGGAAGAAGGGCGATCCGAAGCCGGTGAAGGAGCGTCTGCAGGGTAAGCAGAAGGTGGTTCCGCCGCCGCCTGCCGAGCCCGCGCCGACGGCGAATCCGGCCTTGGCTCCGCGTGGTGATGTGCCTGCTACGCCTTCGCCGGTGCCTGCCACACCTCCGCAAATCTAG
- a CDS encoding MFS transporter, with translation MVATPLVRSQVVTLALLFLAGIVNFLDRSALSIANGPIRQQLHLSATSMGALLSAFSLAYGFAQLPIGPLLDRAGAQRMLGAGLALWSTATALTGAVLGIRSFLALRVLLGLGEAPFFPASLRIVREEFVPQQRGRAIATINISTTLGQGIAPPLLTLLLLRAGWRAMFAMIGGVGLLLAAAWLLLLRRESSVRTPPAPLAETFAGWAALFRVPAIWGLMLGFGGVNYTSWFFIAWLPAYLQTSRGISIKTSGWLAALPFLAGSLGMLLSGVLADRRVRGGAVVARVHRSQVIVGMVLSALSTLLAIRAASLAVAMACICGALLFIHFAGTSAWGYVQAASPRALVATVGSIQNFGSFMIASAAPLLTGWILDRTHAFAGSFLLCAVVALCGAASYILLVKDSLPLSEA, from the coding sequence GTGGTCGCGACCCCACTGGTGAGGTCGCAGGTCGTCACGCTCGCGCTGCTCTTTCTTGCGGGCATCGTCAACTTCCTCGACCGAAGCGCGCTCTCCATTGCGAACGGTCCTATCCGGCAGCAGCTCCATCTCTCAGCCACCAGCATGGGAGCACTGCTCTCCGCGTTTTCTTTGGCGTACGGTTTTGCGCAACTGCCGATCGGTCCTCTGCTCGACCGCGCCGGGGCACAGCGGATGCTTGGCGCGGGGCTGGCTCTCTGGTCTACGGCGACGGCGCTTACGGGAGCGGTCCTCGGCATCAGAAGCTTTCTGGCGCTGCGGGTTCTGCTTGGTTTGGGCGAGGCTCCGTTCTTTCCAGCCTCGCTCCGGATTGTGCGGGAAGAGTTCGTTCCGCAGCAACGAGGCCGCGCCATCGCGACCATCAACATCTCCACCACGCTGGGGCAGGGCATCGCGCCGCCGTTGCTTACGCTGCTGCTGCTCAGGGCGGGGTGGCGGGCCATGTTCGCGATGATCGGTGGTGTGGGGTTGCTGCTGGCCGCGGCTTGGCTTCTACTACTGCGTCGAGAGTCGAGCGTAAGAACGCCGCCCGCGCCACTGGCAGAGACATTTGCCGGATGGGCCGCGCTCTTTCGCGTGCCCGCGATCTGGGGCCTGATGCTTGGATTCGGCGGCGTGAACTATACCAGTTGGTTTTTTATCGCGTGGCTCCCGGCCTATCTCCAGACCAGCCGAGGCATCAGCATCAAGACCAGCGGCTGGCTGGCGGCGCTTCCGTTTCTGGCCGGGTCTCTGGGGATGTTGTTGAGCGGAGTGCTGGCCGACAGACGTGTCCGTGGAGGTGCCGTCGTGGCGCGAGTGCATCGCTCTCAGGTCATCGTCGGCATGGTCCTCTCGGCTCTGAGCACGCTGCTGGCGATCCGGGCCGCGTCGCTCGCCGTCGCGATGGCGTGCATCTGCGGTGCGCTGCTGTTCATTCACTTTGCGGGCACGTCGGCGTGGGGGTACGTACAGGCGGCCAGCCCGCGCGCGCTGGTTGCCACGGTCGGCTCGATCCAGAACTTCGGCAGCTTTATGATCGCTTCAGCCGCGCCGCTGCTCACCGGCTGGATACTCGACCGCACGCACGCCTTTGCGGGGAGCTTCCTGCTATGCGCGGTCGTGGCTCTCTGCGGCGCTGCAAGCTACATCTTGCTGGTGAAAGACTCGCTGCCTCTCTCTGAAGCATAA
- a CDS encoding HD domain-containing protein: MKDFYVADAARFENAVVTTYFCLSSLSVREKKTGGQFLAMTLSDKTGSFEARMWDDFADAIASCSEGCYVKVQGQISKYQGKFQITLQKMRHAADNEVEPGDYRPVSQFDPAEMEAELRGYVAAFRNEDLKRLVLAFLDDPGIGPQFTVAPAAKGLHHAWLSGLLEHVLMLVRVCLATAPFYPEADPDLLVTGAILHDIGKVRELEWKTSFGYTLEGQMIGHISIAQGMLREKVLALAPFPDRLRVLVEHMILSHHGRYEFGSPKLPMTPEAMVLSALDDLEAKFAAMRREFAAAEAAGKKPSETTEWVRSMERPLLNSQAYLADEE; the protein is encoded by the coding sequence ATGAAGGACTTCTATGTCGCCGACGCGGCGCGCTTCGAAAACGCTGTAGTCACCACCTACTTCTGTCTTTCCTCGCTCTCGGTGCGGGAGAAAAAGACCGGCGGCCAGTTCCTGGCCATGACCCTGAGCGACAAGACCGGATCCTTCGAGGCCCGGATGTGGGACGACTTTGCCGACGCCATAGCCAGTTGCTCCGAGGGCTGCTACGTCAAGGTGCAGGGACAGATTTCGAAGTACCAGGGCAAGTTCCAGATCACCCTGCAGAAGATGCGCCACGCCGCCGACAACGAGGTCGAGCCCGGCGACTACCGTCCGGTCTCGCAGTTCGACCCCGCCGAGATGGAGGCGGAGCTGCGCGGCTACGTGGCGGCGTTTCGAAACGAAGACCTGAAGCGGCTGGTGCTGGCCTTTCTTGACGATCCGGGGATTGGGCCGCAGTTTACCGTCGCGCCTGCGGCCAAGGGGCTGCATCACGCGTGGCTCAGCGGCCTGCTGGAGCACGTGCTGATGCTGGTGCGCGTTTGTCTGGCCACCGCGCCGTTCTACCCCGAGGCCGACCCCGACCTGCTGGTGACGGGCGCGATTTTGCACGATATCGGCAAGGTGCGGGAGCTGGAGTGGAAGACCAGCTTCGGCTATACGCTGGAGGGCCAGATGATCGGGCACATTTCGATTGCGCAGGGGATGCTGCGCGAAAAAGTGCTGGCGCTGGCTCCGTTTCCGGATCGGCTGCGGGTGCTGGTGGAGCACATGATCCTGAGTCATCATGGCCGGTATGAGTTCGGCTCGCCTAAGCTGCCGATGACGCCGGAGGCGATGGTGCTGAGCGCGCTCGATGACCTTGAGGCGAAGTTTGCGGCGATGCGGCGAGAGTTCGCCGCGGCGGAGGCGGCGGGCAAGAAGCCCAGTGAGACGACCGAGTGGGTGCGCAGCATGGAAAGACCGCTGTTGAACTCGCA
- a CDS encoding PQQ-binding-like beta-propeller repeat protein: MKLATLLLLFGLATALPAQVTDHRLEQAPAGDWLHYNGSYNSQRHSDLNQINLTNIHSLAAQWVFHIPGSGGLQSVPVVVDGVMYVTQPNEVYALDSRSGRLIWQFHHDLNHAPDREGPNRGVAVFEDKVYFTTTDAFLVALKASTGSLLWQSKIAESKDGYHSSAAPMVAKGTVMVGVIYGDRGLNGFLDAFDAKTGSHLWRFDSVPGPGKPGHETWAGDSWLHGGGATWLTGSYDPEMNTLFWALGNPSPDFNGDVRKGDNLYTDSVVALDLSTGKLKWHFQFTPHDVMDWDGSEIPVLVDTVYEGKPRKLLVQANRNGFYYILDRTNGKFLRGKAFYDKLNWASGLTPEGRPILVPGIEPSLKGTKVCPSSIGATNWMSPTYDPQTKLFSFVSLEGCGMATKNTEQFRPGGFQYRAGGDVLLKDESWKVFVRALDLTTGKEVWKTERIGSTSLGGGLLSTGGGVIYSGEIEGEFVGLNAKTGKPVWHFNTGQPINSQPITYMVKGRQYISITANSDVFSFALPEVVKAVK; encoded by the coding sequence ATGAAACTTGCAACATTGCTACTGCTCTTCGGCCTCGCAACCGCTCTCCCAGCGCAGGTCACCGACCACCGTCTCGAGCAGGCCCCTGCGGGCGACTGGCTGCACTACAACGGCAGCTACAACAGCCAGCGCCACAGCGATCTCAACCAGATCAACCTGACGAACATCCACTCGCTGGCCGCGCAGTGGGTCTTCCACATCCCCGGCTCCGGCGGCTTGCAGAGCGTGCCCGTCGTCGTCGATGGCGTCATGTACGTCACCCAGCCCAACGAGGTCTACGCGCTCGACAGCCGCAGCGGGCGGCTCATCTGGCAGTTCCACCACGACCTGAACCACGCCCCCGACCGCGAGGGTCCCAACCGCGGCGTCGCCGTCTTCGAGGACAAGGTCTACTTCACCACCACCGACGCCTTCCTGGTGGCCCTGAAGGCCTCGACCGGAAGCCTGCTCTGGCAGAGCAAGATCGCCGAGTCTAAGGACGGCTACCACTCGTCCGCCGCGCCGATGGTAGCCAAAGGAACGGTCATGGTAGGCGTCATCTACGGCGACCGCGGGCTGAACGGCTTCCTAGACGCCTTCGACGCCAAGACGGGCAGCCATCTCTGGCGCTTCGACTCCGTCCCCGGCCCCGGCAAGCCTGGGCACGAGACCTGGGCGGGCGACTCGTGGCTGCATGGGGGCGGCGCAACGTGGCTGACCGGCAGCTACGACCCGGAGATGAACACGCTCTTCTGGGCGCTCGGCAACCCCTCGCCCGACTTCAACGGCGACGTGCGCAAGGGCGACAACCTCTACACCGACTCTGTAGTGGCGCTCGACCTGAGCACCGGCAAGCTGAAGTGGCACTTCCAGTTCACCCCGCACGACGTGATGGACTGGGACGGCTCGGAGATCCCCGTGCTGGTCGACACCGTCTACGAGGGCAAGCCGCGCAAGCTGCTGGTGCAGGCCAACCGCAACGGCTTTTACTACATCCTTGACCGCACCAACGGCAAGTTCCTGCGCGGCAAGGCGTTCTACGACAAGCTCAACTGGGCCTCCGGCCTGACGCCCGAGGGTCGCCCCATTCTCGTTCCCGGCATCGAGCCCAGCCTGAAGGGCACCAAGGTCTGCCCGTCGTCGATCGGCGCGACCAACTGGATGTCGCCTACCTACGACCCGCAGACGAAGCTCTTCTCCTTCGTCTCGCTGGAGGGCTGCGGCATGGCCACCAAGAACACGGAGCAGTTCCGTCCCGGGGGCTTCCAGTACCGCGCCGGAGGAGACGTTCTCCTGAAGGACGAGAGCTGGAAGGTCTTCGTCCGCGCACTCGACCTGACTACCGGCAAGGAGGTCTGGAAGACGGAGCGCATCGGGTCCACCTCACTCGGCGGCGGCCTGCTCTCGACCGGCGGCGGAGTCATCTACTCGGGCGAGATCGAAGGCGAGTTCGTCGGGCTGAACGCAAAGACCGGCAAGCCGGTATGGCACTTCAACACCGGCCAGCCCATCAACTCGCAGCCCATCACGTACATGGTCAAGGGCAGGCAGTACATCTCCATCACGGCCAACTCGGACGTCTTCTCCTTCGCGCTCCCCGAGGTCGTGAAAGCGGTGAAGTGA
- a CDS encoding c-type cytochrome, with translation MKLRNQRTSWIARVAFGLICLGTAAFGQATQPKNPLGTGPEVVAAGHAIFNRTCTACHGIDGGEGERAPALVGERRFFRLSPNAIYDVVKNGIPGTAMPAMGLPDDDIWRIVTFIRAMRGSASETDVPGNVQRGAAVFAGKGGCLQCHMLNGKGGSAGPDLSNVGAQVTLKHLRESLTQELPIPPAYRPVTVITRSGETITGIAKNEDGFSLQMLDLHDRLHLFDKTELKSVEHGKKSLMPHNYDKVLTAEEYQDLVAMLAHQVQVELHKKAEGEGEAGR, from the coding sequence ATGAAGTTACGGAACCAACGAACGTCATGGATCGCGCGAGTCGCGTTCGGCCTGATCTGCCTCGGAACAGCCGCCTTCGGGCAGGCTACGCAGCCCAAGAACCCGCTCGGCACCGGCCCTGAGGTCGTCGCCGCAGGCCATGCCATCTTCAATCGCACCTGCACCGCCTGCCACGGCATCGACGGCGGCGAAGGCGAACGCGCCCCGGCCCTGGTCGGCGAGCGCCGCTTCTTCCGGCTCAGCCCCAACGCCATCTACGACGTCGTCAAGAACGGCATCCCCGGCACCGCGATGCCCGCCATGGGTCTGCCCGACGATGACATCTGGCGCATCGTCACCTTCATCCGGGCCATGCGCGGCTCGGCCTCCGAGACCGACGTTCCAGGCAACGTGCAGCGGGGCGCGGCGGTCTTCGCGGGCAAGGGCGGGTGCTTGCAGTGCCACATGCTGAACGGCAAGGGCGGCAGCGCCGGGCCTGACCTCTCAAACGTCGGCGCGCAGGTCACGCTCAAGCATCTGCGCGAGTCGCTGACGCAGGAGCTTCCGATCCCGCCCGCCTACCGGCCCGTCACCGTGATTACCAGGAGCGGCGAGACCATCACCGGCATCGCTAAAAACGAAGACGGCTTCTCGCTCCAGATGCTCGACCTGCACGACAGGCTGCACCTCTTCGACAAGACCGAGCTGAAGTCGGTCGAGCACGGCAAGAAGTCGCTGATGCCGCACAACTACGACAAGGTGCTCACGGCAGAGGAGTACCAGGATCTGGTCGCGATGCTGGCCCACCAGGTGCAGGTAGAGCTGCACAAAAAAGCCGAGGGCGAGGGAGAGGCCGGACGATGA
- a CDS encoding S41 family peptidase, with protein MAPRTRRALLSVTAFLATCAALGNVYSRQVSAQSASDESTLRDSLHAFTNVYSVVEQNYAEKMDSDRTDKAIYDGAIPGMLHVLDPHSNFYDPKAFAQMREDQHGRYYGVGMTIQPQQIDGQLRVVVLTPFEGTPSFKAGIRPGDVLVSVDGKPTDNLDSAAVAGMLKGPRGTHVVVVMNREGRDKPLSFDLVRDEIPRASVDLAFELKPGIGYMHVTNFMETTSKEVGDALDKFRAQGDLKGLVIDLRGNPGGLLNEAVNMSDKFLQKGQTVVSQHGRSFADQSYRASHGEQGTRYPIVVLVNRNTASAAEIVSGALQDHDRALIVGETTFGKGLVQTVFSVSQNTGLALTTFHYYTPSGRLIQRPYDHMSLYDYYYVRDAAKPSKDNANREVKLTDDGRTVYGGGGITPDEHIDPIKANHFQDELLQHYAFFNFSKHYLADKTVAKDFVVDDAVLAQFKDFMKTKKIDYTDADVATNIDWVKESIKAELFTSQFGQLEGLKVRAEWDPQINKSLTYMSEAQALEEHQKINPNAKPVNTASR; from the coding sequence ATGGCCCCCCGCACTCGCCGCGCCCTTCTCTCCGTCACCGCCTTTCTCGCGACCTGCGCCGCCCTGGGCAACGTCTACTCCCGCCAGGTCTCCGCGCAGTCCGCCTCCGACGAGAGCACCCTGCGCGATTCGCTGCACGCCTTCACCAATGTCTACTCCGTCGTCGAGCAGAACTACGCCGAGAAGATGGACTCGGACCGCACCGACAAGGCCATCTACGACGGGGCCATCCCGGGGATGCTCCACGTCCTCGACCCGCACTCCAACTTCTACGATCCAAAGGCCTTCGCCCAGATGCGCGAGGACCAGCACGGACGCTACTACGGCGTCGGCATGACCATCCAGCCGCAGCAGATCGACGGCCAGCTCCGCGTCGTCGTCCTGACGCCGTTCGAGGGAACGCCCTCGTTCAAGGCGGGCATTCGGCCGGGCGACGTACTGGTCTCGGTGGACGGCAAGCCTACCGACAACCTCGACTCCGCCGCCGTGGCCGGGATGCTGAAGGGGCCGCGCGGCACCCACGTCGTCGTGGTGATGAACCGCGAGGGCCGCGACAAGCCGCTCTCCTTCGACCTGGTCCGCGACGAGATTCCCCGCGCTTCGGTCGATCTCGCTTTTGAGCTGAAGCCCGGCATCGGCTACATGCACGTCACCAACTTTATGGAGACCACCTCCAAGGAAGTCGGCGACGCGCTCGACAAGTTCCGCGCCCAGGGTGACCTGAAGGGGCTGGTGATCGACCTGCGCGGCAACCCCGGCGGCCTGCTCAACGAAGCCGTCAACATGTCCGACAAGTTCCTCCAGAAGGGCCAGACGGTCGTCTCGCAGCACGGCCGCTCCTTCGCCGACCAGTCCTACCGCGCCTCCCACGGCGAACAGGGCACGCGTTACCCCATCGTCGTCCTGGTCAACCGCAACACGGCCTCGGCGGCTGAGATCGTCTCGGGCGCGTTGCAGGATCACGACCGCGCCCTCATCGTCGGCGAGACCACCTTCGGCAAGGGCCTCGTTCAGACCGTCTTCTCGGTCTCGCAGAACACCGGCCTCGCGCTGACGACCTTCCACTACTACACGCCGTCGGGACGACTCATTCAGCGTCCCTACGACCACATGAGCCTGTACGACTACTACTACGTCCGCGACGCCGCCAAGCCCTCGAAGGACAACGCTAACCGCGAGGTGAAGCTGACCGACGACGGCCGCACGGTGTACGGTGGCGGCGGCATCACGCCCGACGAGCACATCGACCCGATCAAGGCGAACCACTTTCAGGATGAGTTGCTGCAGCACTACGCCTTCTTCAACTTCTCCAAGCACTACCTGGCCGACAAGACAGTCGCCAAGGACTTCGTGGTCGATGACGCTGTGCTCGCGCAGTTCAAGGACTTTATGAAGACCAAGAAGATCGACTACACTGACGCCGACGTTGCCACCAATATCGACTGGGTGAAGGAGTCGATCAAGGCGGAGCTGTTCACCTCGCAGTTCGGCCAGCTTGAGGGCTTGAAGGTCCGCGCCGAGTGGGACCCGCAGATCAACAAGTCGCTCACTTACATGTCCGAGGCGCAGGCGCTTGAAGAGCATCAGAAGATCAACCCAAACGCGAAGCCCGTCAACACTGCCAGCCGCTAA